In Arcobacter ellisii, a genomic segment contains:
- a CDS encoding RNB domain-containing ribonuclease, which yields MLKELFTKIQTECKDYSNEELVEIEKFLKDEIIIKNQNGNFELNSKYKVAIVNIGKNFVILEDLVSELKNIKIELEDLNGAYNGDLVIAKRVFNPRSKTKAKIVKILESKKAELLVYVKDKAFFTLKENIRLDNKNALKYKELDVLIVDNKSFDLIKNVGNLSDAKIDEFISLYLYEELYRLEKHLDVKALMDDKKERVDLRELPFCTIDPNSAKDHDDAIYFDKKENILYVAIADVSYFVKEGSELDILAFKKSTSIYLPTKVLPMLPPILSEEMCSLKEGVDRYSYVFKMYLDLENFSVKKAELFEAIINSHKNFSYGRIDRVIEGHLDQYSKIEKEIFDYLIPLYKITKKFRKKRLEKGYDFRTTENRLKLKNDNLESIDVETSTASHQLVEECMLMANIEASKKVNNVGIYRIHEEPPFKAISKLVDDVNILGVNVKLQSDVHETITHIQEKAKTSMMSAEIDELIIQAQTQAKYSSKNLGHFGLGFSSYSHFTSPIRRYSDLVLHRILKTKQTPKNIDDICEHISLNERKVDQLVWDFEDRKYARWALSHIGEDIKVKVVDTEKAKAVCYEKIIGMKVILENYKGQKLFSKMKVKIKSADIATKIIVATIV from the coding sequence TTGCTAAAAGAACTATTTACAAAAATTCAAACAGAATGTAAAGATTATTCAAATGAAGAGTTAGTAGAAATAGAGAAGTTTTTAAAAGATGAAATTATAATAAAAAATCAAAATGGCAATTTTGAATTAAACTCTAAATATAAAGTAGCCATTGTAAATATCGGAAAAAATTTTGTAATTTTAGAAGATTTAGTAAGTGAATTAAAAAATATAAAAATTGAATTAGAAGATTTAAATGGCGCTTACAATGGTGATTTAGTAATTGCAAAAAGAGTCTTTAATCCAAGAAGTAAAACAAAAGCAAAAATAGTAAAAATACTTGAAAGTAAAAAAGCTGAACTTTTAGTTTATGTAAAAGATAAGGCCTTTTTTACATTAAAAGAGAATATTAGACTTGATAATAAAAATGCTTTAAAATATAAAGAATTAGATGTTTTAATAGTTGATAATAAATCGTTTGATTTGATTAAAAATGTTGGAAATTTAAGTGATGCAAAAATTGATGAATTCATCTCTTTATATTTATACGAAGAACTTTATAGATTAGAAAAACATTTAGATGTAAAAGCTTTAATGGATGATAAAAAAGAGAGAGTTGATTTAAGAGAATTACCTTTTTGTACAATTGACCCAAATAGTGCAAAAGACCATGATGATGCAATTTATTTTGATAAAAAAGAAAATATTTTATATGTAGCAATTGCAGATGTTTCTTATTTTGTAAAAGAGGGTAGTGAACTTGATATTTTAGCATTTAAAAAATCTACCTCTATTTATCTTCCTACAAAAGTTTTACCAATGCTTCCTCCAATTTTAAGTGAAGAGATGTGTTCACTTAAAGAAGGAGTTGATAGATATTCTTATGTTTTTAAAATGTATTTAGATTTGGAAAATTTTAGTGTGAAAAAAGCTGAACTTTTTGAAGCAATTATAAATTCTCATAAAAACTTCTCTTATGGAAGAATTGATAGGGTTATAGAAGGACATCTTGATCAATATTCAAAAATTGAAAAAGAGATATTTGATTATTTGATACCTTTATATAAAATCACTAAAAAGTTTAGAAAAAAAAGACTTGAAAAAGGTTACGATTTTAGAACTACTGAAAATAGATTAAAATTAAAAAATGATAATTTAGAATCAATTGATGTTGAAACTTCAACAGCCTCTCATCAATTAGTTGAAGAGTGTATGTTAATGGCGAACATTGAAGCTAGTAAAAAAGTAAACAATGTTGGAATTTATAGGATTCATGAAGAACCACCATTTAAAGCAATATCGAAACTTGTAGACGATGTAAATATTTTAGGTGTAAATGTAAAACTTCAAAGTGATGTTCATGAAACAATTACACATATTCAAGAAAAAGCAAAAACTTCTATGATGAGTGCAGAAATTGATGAACTAATTATTCAAGCTCAAACTCAAGCTAAATATAGTTCAAAAAATTTAGGGCATTTTGGTTTAGGTTTTTCTTCATATTCTCATTTTACAAGTCCAATTAGAAGATATTCTGATTTAGTATTACATAGAATTCTAAAAACAAAACAAACACCAAAAAATATTGATGATATTTGTGAACATATCTCTTTAAATGAAAGAAAAGTAGACCAGTTAGTTTGGGATTTTGAAGATAGAAAATATGCAAGATGGGCATTATCACATATTGGTGAAGATATTAAAGTAAAAGTTGTTGATACAGAAAAGGCAAAAGCAGTTTGTTATGAAAAAATTATTGGAATGAAAGTGATTTTAGAAAATTATAAGGGACAGAAATTATTTTCAAAAATGAAAGTGAAAATAAAATCTGCCGATATTGCTACAAAGATAATTGTTGCTACTATAGTGTAG
- the fliW gene encoding flagellar assembly protein FliW produces the protein MYRIALPILGFENFENVKIEKIDDFFSFLVFDEKTKIMVVNINVLDKVSFDFTIDQNTLDKLKIKSKDDFSTYFTVVSQNPIEFSIVNLISPIFINEKEKIVGQYIITEKVEPFFASIDKCSTL, from the coding sequence ATGTATAGAATTGCTCTTCCTATTTTAGGTTTCGAAAATTTTGAAAATGTAAAAATTGAAAAAATTGACGATTTCTTTTCTTTTTTAGTTTTTGATGAAAAAACTAAAATTATGGTTGTGAATATTAATGTTTTAGATAAAGTTTCATTTGATTTTACAATTGATCAAAATACTTTAGATAAGTTAAAAATAAAATCAAAAGATGATTTTTCTACATATTTTACAGTAGTTTCTCAAAATCCTATTGAATTTTCAATTGTAAATCTTATTTCACCTATATTTATAAATGAAAAAGAAAAAATAGTTGGTCAATATATAATTACTGAAAAAGTTGAACCTTTCTTTGCTTCAATAGATAAGTGTTCTACACTATAG
- the holA gene encoding DNA polymerase III subunit delta, with protein MYKNEFDNYLKQNKKFKAYMFYGQSTFLIEQYSLAIAQMFGQNDEIEKLYFDDYDFKYAKDKLLQSSLFSSNNILLIKIEKKIPKKELDALIEACNTNPDSTLIIACMGDSDFKTMESSFSLNTNSVCVRFFQPTDLEATKFLEYEAKMLQMQYEVSALNHLYFMHKNDLALSVNDLKKLAILNELITINVIDTYCFGIGTVNFEDFLHDLLSGKDISDDLALILEEGMNEIFLLNQVTSFVQQLFMISSYARTLGQPNPKEILGFIPPKNIWEKKSKLAINIKPEVFQKILEYLLNIELDFKSSKIDDQSLYLQAALRKFTVLFR; from the coding sequence ATGTATAAAAATGAATTTGATAACTATTTAAAACAAAATAAAAAATTTAAAGCATATATGTTTTATGGACAATCAACTTTTTTGATTGAACAATATTCTTTAGCAATTGCTCAAATGTTTGGTCAAAATGATGAGATTGAAAAACTCTATTTTGATGATTATGATTTTAAATATGCTAAAGATAAATTACTTCAATCTTCTCTTTTTTCTTCAAATAATATATTGTTAATAAAAATAGAAAAAAAAATACCTAAAAAAGAGTTAGATGCTTTAATTGAAGCTTGTAATACAAATCCAGATAGTACATTAATAATTGCATGTATGGGAGATAGTGATTTTAAAACTATGGAGAGTAGTTTTTCTTTAAATACTAATTCTGTTTGTGTTAGATTTTTTCAACCAACGGATTTAGAAGCTACAAAATTTTTAGAATACGAAGCAAAAATGCTTCAAATGCAATATGAAGTTAGTGCATTAAATCATCTTTATTTTATGCATAAAAATGATTTGGCATTAAGTGTAAATGATTTAAAAAAATTAGCAATATTAAATGAACTTATCACAATAAATGTTATTGATACTTACTGCTTTGGAATAGGAACAGTTAATTTTGAAGATTTTTTACATGATTTATTAAGTGGAAAAGATATTAGTGATGATTTAGCTTTGATTTTAGAAGAAGGAATGAATGAGATTTTTTTACTAAATCAAGTAACATCATTTGTACAACAACTATTTATGATAAGTTCATATGCAAGAACATTAGGTCAACCAAATCCAAAAGAGATTTTAGGATTTATTCCTCCAAAAAATATTTGGGAAAAAAAATCAAAACTTGCAATAAATATTAAACCAGAAGTTTTCCAAAAAATTTTAGAGTATTTATTAAATATTGAATTAGATTTTAAATCTTCAAAAATAGATGACCAAAGTTTATATCTTCAGGCTGCTCTAAGAAAGTTTACAGTTTTATTTAGATAA
- the rpsF gene encoding 30S ribosomal protein S6 — translation MSKIKHYETMFILKPTLTEEETVAQIDGIKAILEKNGAEIAAVENVGIRELAYEIEKCKRGYYYVIYFKGNPSGIAEIERNYRNNENVIRFIFIKYESKKEIVSWTKMSDEAAKKAAK, via the coding sequence ATGTCAAAAATCAAACATTATGAAACAATGTTTATCTTAAAACCTACATTAACTGAAGAAGAAACTGTAGCTCAAATCGATGGAATTAAAGCAATTCTTGAAAAAAATGGTGCAGAAATTGCAGCAGTTGAGAACGTAGGAATCAGAGAATTAGCTTACGAAATCGAAAAATGTAAAAGAGGTTATTACTATGTAATTTACTTCAAAGGTAATCCATCTGGAATTGCAGAAATTGAAAGAAATTATAGAAATAACGAAAATGTTATTAGATTTATCTTCATTAAATACGAGAGCAAAAAAGAGATTGTTTCTTGGACAAAAATGAGTGATGAGGCTGCTAAAAAAGCTGCTAAATAA
- a CDS encoding single-stranded DNA-binding protein — translation MYNKVIMVGNLTRDIELRYLPSGSAIAKSAIATSYKYKSSTGEQKDEVCFLDFNIFGRSAEVANQYLKKGSKVLLEGRLVFEQWTAQDGSTRSRHSLRVDAMKMLDSKGAPEMAGDNQGYSPQGSYNQPANVQYDEPSYDSYGGMGQSAKPKIEQRIPEIDIDEDEIPF, via the coding sequence ATGTATAATAAAGTAATAATGGTAGGAAATTTAACAAGAGATATTGAATTAAGATATTTACCTTCTGGTTCTGCAATAGCTAAATCTGCAATTGCAACATCTTATAAATACAAATCTTCAACTGGAGAACAAAAAGATGAAGTTTGTTTTTTAGATTTTAATATTTTTGGAAGATCTGCTGAAGTTGCTAATCAATACTTAAAAAAGGGTTCTAAAGTTTTATTAGAAGGAAGACTTGTTTTTGAACAATGGACTGCACAAGATGGATCAACAAGAAGTAGACACTCTTTAAGAGTTGATGCGATGAAAATGTTAGATTCAAAAGGTGCTCCTGAAATGGCTGGGGATAACCAAGGTTATAGTCCGCAAGGAAGTTATAATCAACCAGCTAATGTTCAATATGATGAGCCTTCTTATGATAGCTATGGTGGTATGGGTCAATCTGCTAAACCAAAGATTGAACAAAGAATACCTGAAATTGATATAGACGAAGACGAAATACCGTTTTAG
- the rpsR gene encoding 30S ribosomal protein S18: MAERRKYGKKYCKYTEMKVDFIDYKNTDLLKLSMSERGKIMPRRLTGNSKNAQEMVEKAIKRARHMALVPYIVDTKNITDSAYARSFY, from the coding sequence ATGGCTGAAAGAAGAAAATACGGAAAAAAATATTGTAAATATACTGAAATGAAAGTTGATTTCATTGATTATAAAAATACAGATTTATTAAAATTATCTATGAGTGAAAGAGGTAAAATTATGCCTAGAAGACTTACAGGTAACTCTAAAAATGCTCAAGAAATGGTTGAAAAAGCAATCAAAAGAGCAAGACACATGGCTTTAGTACCATATATTGTTGATACTAAAAACATTACAGATTCTGCTTATGCAAGATCATTCTACTAA
- the cysS gene encoding cysteine--tRNA ligase — MNKLHIFDSVKKEKVEFNPIVEGKVKIYVCGPTVYDDSHLGHARSAIAFDLLHRVLKANDYEVIMTKNFTDIDDKIIKKMYESNKSLEEITNQYINAYKADMKALNILDNTIEPKATENLEIMKEMISNLISKDVAYKTSDSVYFDTSKDNLYGTLSHKINDENSQARVEENIEKRNPADFALWKFEKTNDVSFDAPFGKGRPGWHIECSAMIEKHLAYKDSPFQIDIHAGGADLLFPHHENEAAQTRCSSGQNLAKYWMHNGFVNINGEKMSKSLGNSFFLKDVLKSYSGEVIRFYLMSTHYRANLGFNEEDLIASKKRLDKLYRVKKRVYGTESSTINENFKEEILNALNDDINTSIALSIIDEMINSANDKLDANPKDKNLKKELISNINFIEEVLGVGGNDAYAYFQFGIDESTKQKIEDLINQRNEAKKIKDFETADKIRDELTSMEISLMDTPNGTVWEKL; from the coding sequence ATGAATAAACTACATATTTTTGATTCAGTAAAAAAAGAAAAAGTAGAATTTAACCCTATTGTTGAAGGTAAGGTTAAAATCTACGTATGTGGACCAACTGTTTATGATGATTCACATTTAGGTCATGCAAGAAGTGCAATTGCCTTTGATTTACTTCATAGAGTTTTAAAAGCAAATGATTATGAAGTAATCATGACAAAAAATTTTACAGATATTGATGATAAAATCATCAAAAAAATGTATGAATCAAATAAATCTTTAGAAGAGATTACCAATCAATATATAAATGCTTATAAAGCTGATATGAAAGCTTTAAATATCTTAGATAATACAATCGAACCAAAAGCTACTGAAAATCTTGAAATTATGAAAGAGATGATTTCAAATCTAATTTCAAAAGATGTAGCGTATAAAACAAGTGATAGCGTATATTTTGATACTTCAAAAGATAATTTGTATGGAACTCTCTCTCATAAAATCAATGATGAAAACTCACAAGCAAGAGTTGAAGAAAATATTGAAAAAAGAAATCCTGCTGATTTTGCATTGTGGAAATTTGAAAAGACAAACGATGTAAGTTTTGATGCTCCTTTTGGAAAAGGTCGTCCAGGTTGGCATATTGAGTGTAGTGCTATGATTGAAAAACATTTAGCATATAAAGATTCACCTTTTCAAATCGATATTCATGCAGGAGGCGCAGATTTACTTTTTCCACACCATGAAAATGAAGCTGCACAAACAAGATGTTCTTCAGGACAAAACCTAGCTAAATATTGGATGCATAATGGTTTTGTAAATATAAATGGTGAAAAAATGTCTAAATCTTTAGGTAACTCCTTTTTCCTAAAAGATGTTTTAAAATCATATAGTGGAGAAGTTATTAGATTTTATTTAATGTCAACTCACTATCGTGCAAATTTAGGATTTAATGAAGAAGATTTAATTGCTTCTAAAAAAAGACTTGATAAGCTTTATAGAGTTAAAAAAAGAGTTTATGGCACTGAAAGTTCAACTATAAATGAAAACTTCAAAGAAGAGATTTTAAATGCTTTAAATGATGATATAAATACTTCAATAGCACTTTCAATTATTGATGAAATGATAAATTCTGCAAATGATAAATTAGATGCAAATCCAAAAGATAAAAATCTAAAAAAAGAGTTAATATCAAATATAAATTTCATTGAAGAAGTTTTAGGTGTTGGAGGAAACGATGCTTATGCTTATTTTCAATTTGGAATTGATGAATCAACAAAACAAAAAATTGAAGATTTAATTAATCAAAGAAACGAAGCTAAAAAAATCAAAGATTTTGAAACAGCTGATAAAATAAGAGATGAATTAACTTCTATGGAAATATCTTTAATGGATACACCAAATGGAACGGTTTGGGAAAAATTATAA
- the nusA gene encoding transcription termination factor NusA: MDKIIDILDSIAYEKGLKIDDVENALKEALIKTAQKMVDATLTFDANIDRTNKRLELFQKIEVVSEDDERLLANAVNKYGEAINYENFITLEEAKEIDPDLEIGDFMNYDLEFENMGRNAATILHSNFEFRLQRFIEENIVSKYKDKIGKTISGTVTRVDKQDNTFIEIGEVKGILQRKSRIKGETFKVGDTVKAVVKGVNIDKSNGLLIDISRTSPKFLENLLTLEVPELKDKKVIIESSARIPGTRSKIALSTIDPQIDPIGAVVGVKGVRIGSVSKQLHGENIDCVEFSSIPEMFISRALSPAIVHSVKIEKAPSHGEKGKAVVTIPSDQKSKAIGKAGLNIRLASMLTKYDIELVEITSTNTNSTNNETQNGSTTEEKTTDTASLEALFK; encoded by the coding sequence ATGGATAAAATAATAGATATTTTAGATTCAATCGCATATGAGAAAGGTCTCAAAATTGATGATGTTGAAAATGCACTAAAAGAAGCTTTAATAAAAACTGCGCAAAAAATGGTAGATGCTACTTTAACTTTTGATGCAAATATTGATAGAACTAACAAAAGACTTGAACTATTTCAAAAAATTGAAGTTGTTTCTGAAGATGATGAAAGATTACTTGCTAATGCTGTAAACAAATATGGTGAAGCAATTAATTATGAAAATTTTATCACATTAGAAGAAGCTAAAGAGATTGACCCAGATTTAGAAATTGGCGATTTTATGAACTATGATTTAGAGTTCGAAAATATGGGAAGAAATGCTGCAACTATCTTGCATAGTAATTTTGAATTTAGACTTCAAAGATTTATTGAAGAAAATATCGTTAGTAAATATAAAGATAAAATTGGAAAAACAATTTCTGGAACTGTAACTAGAGTTGATAAACAAGATAATACTTTTATTGAAATTGGTGAAGTTAAAGGAATTTTACAAAGAAAAAGTAGAATAAAAGGTGAAACTTTTAAAGTTGGAGATACTGTTAAAGCAGTTGTAAAAGGTGTTAATATCGATAAATCAAATGGTTTGCTTATTGATATTTCAAGAACAAGTCCAAAATTTTTAGAAAATCTTTTAACTTTAGAAGTACCTGAACTAAAAGACAAAAAAGTAATTATTGAATCAAGTGCAAGAATTCCTGGAACTAGATCTAAAATTGCACTTTCTACAATCGACCCACAAATTGACCCAATTGGTGCTGTTGTTGGAGTAAAAGGTGTTAGAATTGGTTCTGTTTCTAAACAACTTCATGGAGAAAATATTGATTGTGTTGAATTTTCATCAATCCCTGAAATGTTTATTTCAAGAGCTTTATCACCTGCAATTGTACATAGTGTAAAAATTGAAAAAGCTCCATCTCATGGAGAAAAAGGAAAAGCTGTTGTTACAATTCCAAGTGATCAAAAATCAAAAGCAATTGGAAAAGCAGGTTTAAATATTAGATTGGCATCAATGTTGACAAAATATGATATTGAATTAGTTGAAATTACTTCAACAAACACAAACTCAACTAATAATGAAACACAAAATGGTTCAACAACAGAAGAAAAAACAACAGATACTGCATCATTAGAAGCATTATTTAAGTAA
- a CDS encoding HP0268 family nuclease — MELLFARNELNEKPKKVQLDKIKEDLSKDGQKIFYFDRDNSHKDMMSLVDALEADGYNVYFREIKYGLADEEYMYEVHAL; from the coding sequence ATGGAATTATTATTTGCAAGAAATGAGTTAAATGAAAAACCAAAGAAAGTGCAATTAGATAAAATAAAAGAAGATTTAAGTAAAGATGGTCAAAAAATATTCTATTTTGATAGAGATAATTCTCACAAAGATATGATGTCTTTAGTTGATGCTTTAGAAGCAGATGGTTACAATGTATATTTTAGAGAGATAAAATATGGTTTAGCTGATGAAGAGTATATGTATGAGGTTCATGCACTTTAA
- the miaB gene encoding tRNA (N6-isopentenyl adenosine(37)-C2)-methylthiotransferase MiaB produces the protein MSSNKKLFIQTLGCQMNDTDSQHIQAELEKHKGYTATDKIEDADLIIINTCSVREKPVQKLFSEIGQFNKKKKEGAKIGVCGCTASHLGHDIIKRAPYVDFVVGARNISKIKDVVDVKGSVEVSIDNDESTYEFSTAKTNQYRASVNISVGCDKKCTYCIVPSTRGEEISIPPEMIVEQVRKSVALGAVEVMLLGQNVNSYGRRFSDNREKYTFTKLLQDVSKVEGLKRIRFTSPHPLHMDDDFIEEFARNEKISKCIHMPLQSGSTEILKAMKRGYTKEWFLNRASKMRELIPNLRITTDIIVAFPGETQKDFEDTLDVVNQVKFDQIFNFKYSPRPGTEALNLADKEIPDEIGSARLIELIELHKRHLEDTMPTYVGKTLNVLVESLKPNGEVCGFTDSYLQVFTKGSDELLGKFVDVKITEATRTSLKGEIIS, from the coding sequence ATGAGTTCAAACAAAAAATTATTTATACAAACATTAGGGTGTCAAATGAATGACACCGATAGTCAACATATCCAAGCAGAACTAGAAAAACATAAGGGATATACTGCAACTGATAAAATTGAAGATGCAGATTTAATCATCATAAATACTTGTTCAGTGAGAGAAAAACCAGTTCAAAAACTTTTTTCAGAAATTGGTCAATTTAATAAAAAGAAAAAAGAGGGTGCTAAAATTGGTGTTTGTGGTTGCACAGCTTCTCACTTAGGGCATGACATCATAAAAAGAGCACCTTATGTAGATTTTGTTGTAGGGGCTAGAAATATTTCAAAAATAAAAGATGTGGTTGATGTTAAAGGTTCTGTTGAAGTATCTATTGATAACGATGAATCAACTTACGAATTTTCAACAGCAAAAACAAATCAATATAGAGCAAGTGTAAATATCTCTGTTGGTTGTGACAAAAAATGTACTTATTGTATAGTTCCAAGTACAAGAGGTGAAGAGATTTCTATTCCACCTGAAATGATTGTTGAACAGGTACGAAAATCAGTTGCTTTAGGTGCAGTTGAAGTTATGTTACTTGGACAAAATGTAAACTCTTATGGTAGAAGATTTAGTGATAACAGAGAAAAATATACATTTACAAAACTTTTACAAGATGTATCAAAAGTTGAAGGTTTAAAAAGAATTAGATTCACTTCTCCTCACCCTTTACATATGGATGATGATTTTATTGAAGAGTTTGCAAGAAATGAAAAAATTTCAAAATGTATTCATATGCCTTTACAAAGTGGTTCAACTGAAATTTTAAAAGCTATGAAAAGAGGATATACAAAAGAGTGGTTTTTAAATAGAGCTTCTAAAATGAGAGAATTAATTCCAAATTTAAGAATTACTACAGATATTATTGTTGCCTTTCCAGGAGAAACACAAAAAGATTTTGAAGATACTTTAGATGTTGTAAATCAAGTTAAATTTGATCAAATATTTAACTTTAAATATTCTCCAAGACCTGGAACAGAAGCATTAAATTTGGCTGACAAAGAGATTCCAGATGAAATCGGAAGTGCAAGATTAATTGAATTAATTGAACTTCACAAAAGACATCTTGAAGATACAATGCCTACTTATGTTGGGAAAACTTTAAATGTATTAGTTGAGAGTTTAAAACCAAATGGTGAAGTTTGTGGATTTACAGATAGTTATTTACAAGTGTTTACAAAAGGTAGTGATGAATTACTAGGTAAATTCGTAGATGTGAAAATTACTGAAGCAACAAGAACATCTCTAAAGGGTGAAATAATAAGTTAA
- a CDS encoding lysophospholipid acyltransferase family protein: protein MFKYFKLNILPYLLYYLVKIIYATNKKVYHHPKDDGKPIIICMWHGDLISQIYNYFAFRKNGTVKAMISHNKDGEIITNLASMFKIGAVRGSSSKGAAKVLISAIKELKSGNDLAITPDGPRGPRYSVADGVIALAQKSESKIVCFNTIPSKYWQFNSWDKFVLPKPFGRIDFYISEPFDIKNMEFEQAREFIKEKMLIHSMP from the coding sequence ATGTTTAAATATTTTAAATTAAATATACTTCCTTATTTGTTGTACTATTTAGTTAAAATAATATATGCAACAAATAAAAAGGTTTATCATCATCCAAAAGATGATGGAAAACCAATTATTATATGTATGTGGCATGGAGATTTGATCTCACAAATATATAATTATTTTGCATTTAGAAAAAATGGAACAGTTAAAGCAATGATAAGCCACAACAAAGATGGTGAAATCATCACAAACTTAGCTTCTATGTTTAAAATTGGGGCAGTTCGTGGTTCGTCATCAAAAGGTGCAGCAAAAGTTTTAATTAGTGCGATAAAAGAGTTAAAATCAGGAAATGATTTAGCTATTACACCTGATGGACCAAGAGGACCTAGATACTCAGTTGCAGATGGAGTAATTGCTTTAGCTCAAAAGAGTGAATCTAAAATTGTATGTTTTAATACTATTCCTTCAAAATATTGGCAATTTAACTCATGGGATAAATTTGTTTTACCTAAACCTTTTGGTAGAATAGATTTTTATATTAGTGAGCCGTTTGATATTAAAAATATGGAATTTGAACAAGCAAGGGAATTTATCAAAGAAAAAATGTTGATACACTCAATGCCTTAA
- the mqnE gene encoding aminofutalosine synthase MqnE, translating to MSIIEKLEKNERLEYEDAIKLYDLDLFTLATYANKIRINRHGKKTYFNINRHINPTNICKDVCQFCAYSASRKNPHQYTMSHEEILDIVKNSSKNNIKEVHIVSAHNPHTGLQWYMDVFKKIKENFPNIHVKALTAAEIHFLSTEYKLSYEQIINMMIEHGIDSMPGGGAEIFDETVRKRICGGKVTSEQWLNIHKLWHEKGRKSNATMLFGHVEDRNHRIDHMLRLRKLQDETGGFNAFIPLVYQTENNYLKVKEALTGQEILKTYAIARILLDNIPNIKAYWATSTVKLALIAQEFGANDVDGTIEKEAIQSAAGASSANGIAQMEFVDLIKNSGFIPVERDSIYNELKTW from the coding sequence ATGAGTATTATTGAAAAATTAGAAAAAAATGAAAGATTAGAGTATGAAGATGCAATTAAATTATACGATTTAGATTTATTCACTCTAGCAACTTACGCAAATAAAATTAGAATTAATAGACATGGTAAAAAAACATATTTTAATATAAATAGGCATATAAACCCAACAAACATCTGTAAAGATGTCTGTCAATTCTGTGCATATAGTGCAAGTAGAAAAAATCCACATCAATATACAATGAGCCATGAAGAGATTCTTGATATTGTAAAAAACTCTTCAAAAAACAATATAAAAGAGGTTCATATTGTTTCAGCACACAATCCACATACAGGATTACAATGGTATATGGATGTATTTAAAAAAATAAAAGAAAACTTCCCAAATATTCATGTTAAGGCTTTAACAGCTGCAGAAATTCATTTTTTAAGTACAGAATATAAGCTTTCATATGAACAAATCATAAATATGATGATTGAACATGGAATTGACTCAATGCCAGGTGGTGGAGCAGAAATTTTTGATGAAACGGTAAGAAAAAGAATTTGTGGCGGAAAAGTTACATCAGAACAATGGTTAAATATCCACAAACTTTGGCATGAAAAAGGTAGAAAATCTAATGCAACTATGCTTTTTGGTCATGTTGAAGATAGAAATCATAGAATTGACCATATGTTAAGACTTAGAAAATTACAAGATGAAACTGGTGGATTTAATGCTTTTATTCCTTTAGTTTATCAAACTGAAAATAACTACTTAAAAGTAAAAGAAGCATTAACAGGTCAAGAAATTTTAAAAACATATGCAATTGCTAGAATTTTACTTGATAACATTCCAAATATTAAAGCTTATTGGGCAACTTCAACTGTAAAATTAGCATTAATTGCTCAAGAATTTGGAGCAAATGATGTTGATGGAACTATTGAAAAAGAGGCAATTCAAAGTGCTGCTGGAGCTTCTAGTGCAAATGGAATAGCTCAAATGGAGTTTGTTGATTTGATTAAAAATTCTGGATTTATTCCAGTTGAAAGAGACTCAATTTATAATGAACTAAAAACTTGGTAA